One genomic window of Trichomycterus rosablanca isolate fTriRos1 chromosome 1, fTriRos1.hap1, whole genome shotgun sequence includes the following:
- the myf6 gene encoding myogenic factor 6: protein MMDLFETSSYLFSDLRYLDPDHAVAGLQQLDVPEVSPLYDGNVPSPESPERDQDEDEDDEEEHVFVPTALKPHCEGQCLIWACKVCKRKSRPTDRRKAATLRERRRLKKINEAFEALKKKTLPNPKQRLPKVEILRSAINYIEKLQDLLHELDEQDKNAEKRNGKQNDVVSVESRWKNMWQENTDHSSAESSHHREGRVAESLASSSLRRLSSIVDSISSDDTKTNEG, encoded by the exons ATGATGGACCTTTTCGAGACCAGCTCGTATCTCTTCAGCGACCTGCGCTACCTGGACCCTGACCACGCCGTCGCCGGCCTGCAGCAGTTGGACGTCCCGGAGGTCTCTCCTCTGTACGACGGGAACGTCCCGAGCCCCGAGTCCCCCGAGCGGGACCAGGACGAGGATGAGGACGACGAGGAGGAGCACGTCTTCGTCCCCACGGCGCTGAAGCCGCACTGCGAGGGTCAGTGTCTGATCTGGGCCTGTAAGGTCTGTAAGAGGAAGTCGAGACCGACGGACCGGCGGAAAGCCGCCACGCTCAGGGAGAGGCGCCGGCTGAAGAAAATAAACGAAGCCTTCGAGGCTCTGAAGAAGAAAACGCTGCCCAATCCCAAACAGAGGCTCCCCAAGGTGGAGATCTTACGCAGCGCCATCAACTACATCGAGAAGCTGCAGGATTTACTGCACGAGCTCGACGAGCAGGACAAGAACGCCGAGAAACGGAACGGCAAACAGAACGAC gtCGTTAGTGTCGAGTCTCGCTGGAAAAACATGTGGCAGGAAAACACCGATCATTCCAGTGCAGAGTCGTCACATCACAGAGAAG GTCGTGTGGCGGAGTCTCTGGCGTCCAGCAGTCTCCGGCGCCTGTCCTCCATCGTGGACAGCATCTCCAGCGACGACACCAAGACGAATGAGGGGTGA